From Cyanobium sp. Tous-M-B4, the proteins below share one genomic window:
- the speB gene encoding agmatinase yields MFDTDLFDTDLFDTDGAIYMASQRDPAGCRVGLFGVPYDGTTSFRPGTRFGPAAIREVSSGLESYCPQLDRDLEDLAFADLGAVDIPFGAPEPVVAAVKAATEAVLALGLKPLMLGGEHSISSGAVAAVAAQHPELVLVQLDAHADLRHEWLGAQHSHACAMRRCLEVLPSQQLLQIAIRSGSREEFSELRQSGRLVAIEQMAEALKPLRGKPLYLTVDLDWFDPAVMAGTGTPEPGGFLWGDFAALVEELRHHNLVAADVVELAPMLDATGVSSVLAAKVVRSLLFLLDQ; encoded by the coding sequence ATGTTTGACACCGATTTGTTTGACACGGATTTATTTGACACCGACGGCGCCATCTACATGGCCAGCCAGCGCGATCCGGCCGGCTGCCGGGTGGGCCTATTTGGCGTGCCCTACGACGGCACCACCTCCTTCCGCCCCGGCACCCGCTTCGGGCCGGCGGCAATCCGCGAGGTGAGCAGCGGCCTGGAGAGCTACTGCCCCCAGCTCGATCGCGACCTAGAAGACCTGGCCTTCGCCGATCTCGGCGCCGTTGATATCCCCTTTGGCGCCCCTGAGCCAGTAGTGGCGGCTGTGAAGGCGGCCACAGAAGCCGTGCTGGCCCTTGGTCTCAAGCCGCTGATGCTGGGCGGCGAACACTCGATCAGCTCCGGCGCCGTGGCGGCCGTGGCGGCCCAGCACCCGGAGCTGGTGCTGGTGCAGCTCGATGCTCACGCCGACCTTCGCCACGAGTGGCTGGGCGCGCAGCACAGCCACGCCTGCGCCATGCGCCGCTGCCTGGAGGTGCTGCCCAGCCAGCAGCTGCTGCAGATCGCCATCCGTAGCGGCAGCCGCGAGGAATTTTCCGAGCTGCGGCAGTCGGGCCGGCTAGTGGCGATCGAGCAGATGGCCGAGGCGCTCAAGCCCCTGCGGGGCAAGCCGCTTTATCTCACAGTGGATCTCGATTGGTTTGATCCGGCGGTGATGGCCGGCACCGGCACACCGGAGCCCGGCGGCTTCCTTTGGGGTGATTTCGCGGCACTCGTGGAGGAGCTGCGCCACCACAACCTGGTGGCCGCCGATGTGGTGGAGCTGGCGCCGATGCTGGATGCCACCGGCGTGAGCAGCGTGCTGGCCGCCAAGGTGGTGCGCAGCCTGCTGTTTCTGCTGGATCAATAG
- a CDS encoding ecotin family protein: protein MDLARGIKNAALVLLLAAAPVSAVPRLDLSSYPKVAAGDRRWVIQLPGVLPPNSDAALSSNPADWRVQLLVGQMVQLDCNRQMFGGKLRAVKPAQKGGPVIYRVTDVGQLASTRMACPADQPRRRGFVPMAGKAFVVPYNASRPIVVDAPRPLELRWRLWKAEVQERPANLL, encoded by the coding sequence ATGGATTTGGCCAGGGGCATCAAGAACGCGGCGCTTGTTTTGCTGCTCGCTGCGGCGCCCGTCTCGGCGGTACCCCGGCTCGATCTCTCCAGTTACCCGAAAGTCGCTGCCGGCGACCGGCGCTGGGTGATTCAGCTGCCGGGGGTGCTGCCCCCCAACTCCGATGCCGCCCTGTCGTCAAACCCCGCCGACTGGCGGGTGCAGTTGCTGGTGGGACAAATGGTGCAACTGGATTGCAATCGCCAGATGTTCGGCGGCAAGCTCCGCGCCGTGAAACCCGCCCAGAAGGGTGGACCGGTGATCTATCGGGTCACGGATGTGGGGCAGTTGGCCTCCACCCGCATGGCCTGCCCGGCGGACCAGCCGCGCCGCCGCGGCTTTGTGCCGATGGCCGGTAAGGCGTTTGTGGTGCCCTACAACGCCAGTCGCCCGATCGTGGTCGATGCCCCCCGGCCGCTGGAGCTGCGCTGGCGTCTGTGGAAGGCGGAGGTCCAGGAGCGCCCGGCCAACCTGCTCTGA
- a CDS encoding CTP synthase produces the protein MSKFVFVTGGVVSSIGKGIVAASLGRLLKSRGYSVSILKLDPYLNVDPGTMSPYQHGEVFVTEDGAETDLDLGHYERFTDTAMSRLNSVTTGSIYQSVINKERRGDYNGGTVQVIPHITREIRERIHRVAANSNADVVIGEIGGTVGDIESLPFLEAIREFRGDVGRQDLAYVHVTLLPFIGVSGELKTKPTQHSVKELRSIGIQPDVLVCRSDRPVSDELRRKIGGFCGVPQRAVIQALDADSIYAVPLAMEQEGLCREVLEVLQLTDHNSDMARWQELVTKLRHPGPAVKVALVGKYVQLNDAYLSVVEALRHACLDRDASLDLHWVCAEQLESQGAEALLAGMDAVVVPGGFGNRGVDGKVAAIRWAREQQVPFLGLCLGMQCAVIEWARNQAGLAGATSAELDADTPHPVIHLLPEQQDVVDLGGTMRLGVYPCRLAADTMAHRLYGDEVVYERHRHRYEFNNAYRSLFTESGYTISGTSPDGRLVELIELQSHPFFTACQYHPEFLSRPGKPHPLFRGLIEAAQQRLPQQD, from the coding sequence ATGAGCAAGTTCGTCTTTGTCACCGGCGGCGTGGTGTCGAGCATCGGCAAGGGCATCGTGGCCGCCAGCCTGGGGCGCCTGCTCAAGAGCCGCGGCTACAGCGTTTCGATCCTCAAGCTCGACCCGTATCTGAACGTGGACCCGGGCACGATGAGCCCGTACCAACACGGTGAAGTGTTCGTCACGGAGGACGGCGCCGAGACCGATCTGGATCTGGGCCACTACGAACGCTTCACCGACACCGCCATGTCGCGCCTAAACAGCGTGACCACCGGCTCGATTTACCAGTCGGTGATCAACAAGGAGCGCCGCGGCGACTACAACGGCGGCACCGTGCAGGTGATCCCCCACATCACCCGCGAAATCCGCGAGCGCATCCATCGGGTAGCCGCCAACAGCAATGCCGACGTGGTGATCGGCGAGATCGGCGGCACGGTGGGCGATATCGAATCGCTGCCGTTTCTTGAGGCGATACGCGAATTCCGGGGCGATGTGGGCCGCCAGGACCTGGCCTACGTGCACGTCACCCTGCTGCCCTTCATCGGCGTTTCGGGGGAACTCAAGACCAAGCCGACCCAGCACTCGGTGAAGGAGTTGCGCTCGATCGGCATCCAGCCCGATGTGCTGGTGTGCCGCAGCGACCGGCCCGTGAGCGACGAACTGCGCCGCAAGATCGGCGGCTTCTGCGGCGTGCCGCAGCGGGCCGTGATCCAGGCCCTGGACGCCGACAGCATCTACGCGGTGCCGCTGGCGATGGAGCAGGAGGGGCTCTGCCGCGAGGTGCTGGAGGTGCTGCAGCTCACAGACCACAACAGCGACATGGCCCGCTGGCAGGAGCTGGTAACCAAGCTGCGCCATCCCGGCCCGGCAGTGAAGGTGGCGCTGGTAGGCAAGTACGTGCAGCTCAACGACGCCTATCTATCGGTGGTGGAGGCCCTGCGCCACGCCTGCCTGGATCGGGATGCTTCGCTTGATCTGCACTGGGTATGCGCCGAGCAGCTCGAAAGCCAAGGCGCGGAAGCTCTGCTGGCCGGCATGGATGCGGTGGTGGTGCCCGGCGGCTTCGGCAACCGCGGTGTGGACGGCAAGGTGGCGGCAATCCGCTGGGCGCGGGAACAGCAGGTGCCCTTCCTAGGCCTATGCCTAGGCATGCAGTGCGCCGTGATCGAGTGGGCCCGCAACCAGGCGGGCTTGGCCGGTGCCACCAGCGCCGAACTTGATGCAGACACGCCCCATCCCGTGATCCACCTCCTGCCTGAGCAACAAGACGTAGTTGATCTGGGCGGCACGATGCGACTTGGCGTTTACCCCTGCCGCCTAGCTGCAGACACGATGGCCCATCGCCTTTATGGCGACGAGGTTGTATACGAACGCCACCGCCATCGCTACGAATTCAACAACGCTTACCGCAGTCTCTTCACCGAATCTGGCTACACAATCAGCGGCACTTCGCCAGATGGCCGTTTAGTTGAATTAATCGAGCTACAGAGTCACCCATTTTTCACAGCTTGCCAATATCACCCCGAATTTCTCTCCCGCCCCGGCAAGCCTCACCCCCTATTCCGAGGATTGATCGAGGCCGCCCAGCAGCGCCTGCCGCAGCAAGATTGA
- the aspS gene encoding aspartate--tRNA ligase, with protein MRSHGCGDLRHDASGQAVQLCGWVDRCRDHGGVIFVDLRDSSGSVQITVDPDNGAEMFAIAEHLRNETVIQVAGKVRERPADAINDRLATGRIEVLASAITVLNAVKGNLPFPVSVHDEENTREELRLRHRYLDLRRERMNSNLRLRHRTVQAMRRFLEDQGFIEVETPVLTRSTPEGARDYLVPSRVCGGEWFALPQSPQLFKQLLMVGGLERYYQMARCFRDEDLRADRQPEFTQLDIEMSFMDQEQILELNEALIASIWKAVKGVELPRPFPRLSWHEAMARYGTDRPDTRYGLELTDVSDLVAGMGFKVFSGAVAAGGSVKCIAVPGGNDAISNVRIKPGGDVFSEAQKAGAGGLAFIRVREGGEIDTIGAIKDNLSEATKAELLERTGASPGTLLLFGAGDTATVNKALDRVRQFLARELGLVPADRDNDQWNFLWVVDFPMFEFNAGENRLEALHHPFCAPNADDLGADPAAWATTLPTARAQAYDLVLNGLELGGGSLRIHDSALQRQVLQTIGLPLKEANQQFGFLMDALDMGAPPHGGLAYGVDRIVMLLAGEESIRDTIAFPKTQQARCLMTGAPGGVATKQLDELHVASTWVEEDDS; from the coding sequence ATGCGCAGCCACGGATGCGGCGACCTGCGTCACGACGCCAGCGGCCAGGCCGTGCAGCTCTGCGGCTGGGTAGACCGATGTCGTGACCACGGCGGCGTGATTTTTGTCGACCTGCGCGACAGCAGCGGCAGCGTGCAGATCACTGTCGATCCCGACAATGGCGCCGAGATGTTCGCCATAGCGGAGCACCTGCGCAACGAAACGGTGATTCAGGTGGCAGGCAAGGTGCGGGAGCGACCCGCCGATGCCATCAACGACCGACTAGCCACCGGCCGCATCGAAGTGCTGGCCAGCGCCATCACCGTGCTCAACGCCGTGAAGGGCAACCTGCCTTTCCCCGTGTCGGTGCACGACGAAGAGAACACCCGCGAAGAGCTGCGGCTGCGCCACCGCTACCTCGACCTGCGCCGCGAGCGCATGAACAGCAACCTGCGCCTGCGCCACCGCACCGTGCAGGCGATGCGCCGCTTCCTGGAAGACCAGGGCTTTATCGAGGTGGAAACGCCGGTGCTGACCCGCTCCACCCCCGAGGGCGCCCGCGACTACCTGGTGCCCAGCCGGGTCTGCGGTGGTGAGTGGTTTGCCCTACCCCAATCGCCCCAGCTGTTTAAGCAGCTGCTGATGGTGGGCGGCCTGGAGCGCTACTACCAGATGGCCCGCTGCTTCCGCGACGAAGATCTGCGCGCCGATCGCCAGCCGGAATTCACCCAGCTGGACATCGAAATGAGCTTCATGGACCAGGAGCAGATCCTGGAGCTCAACGAGGCCCTGATCGCCTCGATCTGGAAGGCCGTGAAAGGGGTGGAGTTGCCCCGTCCCTTCCCGCGGCTCAGCTGGCATGAGGCCATGGCCCGCTACGGCACCGATCGCCCCGACACCCGCTATGGCCTGGAGCTCACCGATGTCTCCGACCTGGTGGCCGGCATGGGCTTCAAGGTATTCAGCGGCGCAGTGGCCGCCGGCGGCTCCGTGAAGTGCATCGCCGTGCCTGGTGGCAACGACGCCATTAGCAACGTGCGCATCAAGCCCGGCGGCGATGTGTTTTCCGAGGCTCAGAAGGCTGGGGCAGGCGGCCTGGCCTTCATCCGGGTGCGCGAGGGCGGCGAGATCGACACGATCGGCGCCATCAAGGACAACCTCTCTGAGGCCACGAAGGCGGAACTGCTGGAGCGCACCGGTGCCAGCCCCGGCACCCTGCTGCTGTTCGGCGCCGGCGACACCGCCACGGTGAATAAGGCCCTCGATCGGGTGCGCCAATTTCTGGCCCGCGAGCTCGGCCTGGTGCCGGCCGACCGAGACAACGACCAGTGGAATTTCCTCTGGGTGGTGGATTTTCCGATGTTTGAGTTCAACGCCGGCGAAAACCGCCTCGAGGCCCTGCACCACCCCTTCTGCGCCCCCAACGCAGACGACCTTGGGGCAGACCCCGCCGCCTGGGCCACCACCCTGCCCACGGCCCGCGCCCAGGCCTACGACCTAGTGCTCAACGGCCTCGAGCTAGGCGGCGGCTCGCTGCGCATTCATGATTCGGCCCTGCAGCGCCAGGTGCTGCAAACCATTGGTCTGCCCCTGAAGGAGGCCAACCAGCAATTCGGCTTCCTGATGGACGCCCTCGACATGGGTGCCCCACCCCACGGCGGCCTGGCCTACGGCGTAGATCGGATCGTGATGCTGCTGGCGGGTGAGGAGTCGATCCGCGACACGATCGCCTTCCCCAAGACCCAGCAGGCCCGCTGCCTGATGACCGGCGCCCCTGGCGGTGTGGCCACCAAACAACTCGACGAGCTGCATGTGGCCAGCACCTGGGTTGAGGAAGACGACAGCTGA
- a CDS encoding cyclic nucleotide-binding domain-containing protein, giving the protein MAITTPLELMAAQVDCEVLTLPTGSKVFSRGSRADSIYGVRRGIIEVIGESGEKLCYRPGELFSYQDILWRDGIYRNEAVARTPVEILRLDRLRFLNLLHNHPTLAVLLISQQHERLREQRTSGTCCY; this is encoded by the coding sequence GTGGCGATCACGACCCCGCTGGAGCTGATGGCGGCTCAGGTGGATTGCGAGGTTCTCACTCTGCCCACCGGCTCCAAGGTGTTTTCCAGGGGCTCTCGGGCCGATTCGATTTATGGGGTGCGCCGCGGCATCATCGAAGTGATCGGCGAGAGCGGCGAGAAGCTTTGCTACCGCCCCGGCGAGCTGTTCAGCTATCAGGACATCCTTTGGCGCGACGGCATTTATCGCAACGAAGCCGTGGCCCGTACCCCTGTTGAGATCCTGCGGCTAGATCGCCTGCGCTTCCTCAACTTGCTGCACAACCATCCGACTCTGGCGGTGCTGCTGATCAGCCAGCAGCACGAGCGCCTGCGCGAGCAGCGCACCAGCGGCACCTGCTGCTATTGA
- a CDS encoding peptidylprolyl isomerase, which yields MSAESQESPTVSLQDLARLGLLEPYVQANLLALAASDVALSDEQIDAARQAFCRQHQIRDGEALKAWAIARMLSPAALEAQMRQPLQLQLLCQRDFSAKAEARFLQRKNQLDRVVYSLLRLRDGGLARELYLRIDDGDANFADLAARYAEGPEQATRGIVGPVPLTQAHPALVDRLRTAPPGVVLEPFQVESWWLVVRLESLTSATFDEATAARMAQELFEQWISEQVERRLADLRPLTELAVSGDAGQNASPGSS from the coding sequence ATGTCTGCTGAGTCTCAAGAGAGTCCTACCGTTTCGCTCCAAGACTTGGCTCGCCTCGGTTTGCTTGAGCCCTACGTGCAAGCTAATTTGCTGGCCTTGGCGGCTAGCGATGTTGCTTTAAGCGATGAGCAAATAGATGCGGCTAGGCAGGCTTTTTGTCGTCAGCACCAAATCCGCGACGGTGAGGCCCTCAAGGCCTGGGCTATAGCCCGCATGCTCAGCCCCGCCGCCCTTGAGGCGCAGATGCGGCAGCCCCTGCAGCTGCAGCTTCTCTGCCAGCGTGATTTCTCCGCCAAGGCAGAAGCTCGCTTTCTGCAGCGCAAGAACCAGCTCGATCGCGTTGTCTACAGCCTGCTGCGTCTCCGCGATGGTGGTCTCGCCCGCGAGCTCTACTTACGTATTGATGATGGCGATGCCAACTTCGCCGATCTAGCGGCCCGCTACGCCGAAGGCCCCGAGCAGGCCACCCGCGGCATTGTTGGCCCGGTGCCCCTCACCCAAGCCCACCCTGCCTTAGTTGATCGTTTGCGCACCGCTCCCCCTGGCGTAGTGCTCGAGCCCTTCCAAGTCGAATCCTGGTGGCTGGTGGTGCGGCTCGAAAGCCTTACTTCCGCCACCTTCGATGAGGCCACTGCCGCCCGCATGGCTCAAGAGCTGTTCGAGCAGTGGATCTCAGAGCAAGTTGAACGACGTCTTGCCGATCTGCGACCCCTGACTGAATTGGCCGTGTCCGGCGATGCGGGCCAGAACGCCAGCCCAGGCTCATCATGA
- a CDS encoding RNA polymerase sigma factor, RpoD/SigA family produces the protein MPHTPTSTDPVRLYLQDIGRVDLLTQEQELILARLVQRREQLLRQGEPDKDEPGAGELDEVAAKERRLALHRGKRAKERMIQANLRLVVSVAKKYQRRGMDLLDLVQEGTLGLERAVERFDPTRGFRFSTYAYWWIRQGITRALASQSRTIRLPVHITEKLNRIKRAQGELSARLGRLPCVAEIAQELNLSEALIREMLLQLPKPVSLEARVGKEHEMQLGDLLEDGHGTPEQELAREQLHNDLEALLEDLSSREAEVIRQRFGLIDDTPRSLTEIGAAMQLSRERVRQIESRALLKLRQPQNRCRVKDYLGSLD, from the coding sequence GTGCCCCACACCCCCACCAGCACCGATCCGGTGCGGCTTTATCTGCAGGACATCGGTCGGGTGGACCTGCTTACCCAGGAGCAGGAGCTCATCCTGGCCCGGCTGGTGCAGCGGCGAGAACAGCTACTGCGCCAGGGCGAACCGGACAAAGACGAACCGGGCGCAGGTGAACTGGACGAAGTGGCCGCCAAAGAGCGACGACTGGCCCTGCACCGAGGCAAAAGGGCCAAGGAGCGGATGATCCAGGCCAATCTGCGCCTGGTGGTGTCAGTGGCCAAGAAGTACCAGCGCCGGGGCATGGACCTGCTGGATCTGGTGCAGGAGGGCACCTTGGGACTGGAGCGGGCCGTGGAGCGCTTTGACCCGACCCGGGGGTTTCGCTTCAGCACCTACGCCTACTGGTGGATTCGCCAGGGCATCACCCGGGCCCTTGCCAGCCAGAGCCGCACGATCCGGCTGCCGGTGCACATCACCGAGAAGCTCAACCGCATTAAACGGGCCCAGGGTGAACTCAGCGCCCGGCTAGGCCGCCTGCCCTGCGTGGCTGAAATCGCCCAGGAGCTGAATCTCAGCGAAGCGCTGATCCGCGAAATGCTGCTGCAGCTGCCCAAACCCGTCTCCCTGGAGGCCCGGGTGGGCAAGGAGCACGAAATGCAGCTCGGCGACCTGCTGGAAGACGGCCACGGCACACCTGAGCAGGAACTCGCCCGCGAGCAGCTGCACAACGACCTCGAGGCCCTGCTTGAAGACCTGAGCAGCCGCGAAGCCGAGGTGATCCGTCAACGCTTCGGGCTAATAGACGACACTCCCCGCAGCCTGACTGAGATCGGCGCTGCCATGCAGCTCTCCCGGGAGCGGGTGCGGCAGATCGAATCCCGGGCCCTGCTGAAACTGCGCCAACCCCAGAACCGCTGCCGCGTGAAGGATTATCTGGGCAGCCTCGACTAA
- the gcvT gene encoding glycine cleavage system aminomethyltransferase GcvT, with translation MGLKRTPLFEAAQAAGGRMVPFAGWEMAVQFEGFVAEHQSVRRRCGIFDISHMGVLTLRGAGAKEALQSLVPTDLFRIGPGEACYTVLLNERGGIRDDLIVYDRGWQANGQCHELLLVINAACAAADTAWICSQLEPLGIRVEDRKGDGVLLALQGPEAAARLEELAGTDLSGLPRFGHRELKLAGVSAFVGRTGYTGEDGFELLLNRPDGLLLWDKLLASGVSPCGLGARDTLRLEAAMHLYGHELDEHTTPLEAGLGWLVHLEMPKAFIGREVLERQSAAGVQRRLVGLKLQGRAIARHGYPVLAAGAPVASEPVGQITSGSWSPSLEEAIALAYVPASAAKLGTELAVQIRSKAEPALVVRRPFYQR, from the coding sequence ATGGGTTTAAAACGCACCCCCCTGTTTGAAGCCGCCCAAGCTGCTGGTGGCCGGATGGTGCCCTTTGCCGGCTGGGAGATGGCAGTGCAATTTGAGGGCTTTGTGGCAGAGCACCAGTCCGTGCGGCGCCGCTGCGGCATCTTCGACATCTCCCACATGGGGGTGCTGACCCTGCGGGGCGCAGGCGCCAAAGAAGCCCTGCAGTCTCTGGTGCCCACCGACCTGTTTCGCATTGGCCCCGGCGAGGCCTGCTACACGGTGCTGCTCAACGAGCGGGGCGGCATCCGCGACGATCTGATCGTTTACGACAGGGGCTGGCAGGCAAATGGCCAGTGCCACGAACTGCTGCTCGTGATCAATGCCGCCTGCGCCGCAGCCGACACCGCCTGGATTTGCAGCCAGCTAGAGCCCCTTGGCATCCGTGTTGAAGATCGCAAGGGTGATGGCGTGCTGCTGGCCCTGCAGGGCCCGGAGGCGGCCGCCCGGCTAGAGGAGTTGGCGGGTACCGACCTGAGCGGCCTGCCCCGCTTCGGCCACCGGGAGCTGAAACTGGCTGGCGTCAGCGCCTTTGTGGGCCGCACTGGTTACACCGGCGAAGACGGCTTCGAGCTGCTGCTGAACCGGCCAGACGGCCTGCTCCTGTGGGACAAATTGCTGGCCAGCGGCGTCAGCCCCTGCGGCCTCGGCGCCCGCGACACCCTGCGCCTGGAAGCCGCCATGCACCTCTACGGCCACGAGCTGGACGAGCACACCACACCCCTGGAGGCCGGCCTGGGCTGGCTGGTGCACCTGGAAATGCCCAAAGCCTTCATTGGCCGCGAAGTGCTGGAGCGCCAGAGCGCCGCGGGAGTCCAGCGGCGCCTGGTGGGATTGAAGCTGCAGGGCCGCGCCATCGCCCGCCATGGCTACCCGGTGTTGGCGGCCGGGGCTCCAGTGGCTAGTGAGCCGGTGGGGCAAATCACAAGCGGCAGCTGGTCACCCAGCCTCGAAGAAGCGATCGCCCTGGCCTACGTACCAGCGAGCGCCGCCAAGCTGGGCACCGAGCTGGCGGTGCAGATTCGCAGCAAGGCCGAGCCAGCGCTGGTGGTGAGGCGTCCCTTCTATCAGCGCTGA
- a CDS encoding 7-carboxy-7-deazaguanine synthase QueE — translation MPQPLAADSLPASALPVVETFHSLQGEGLHAGRSAFFIRLGGCAVACPWCDTKHSWPAEAHPQQSLAALAAATAAAAEAGAAFVVITGGEPLHHNLGPLCQTLEPSGLPLHLETSGVDPLSGRFAWITLSPKRHRPPTAELLAVCQELKVVVHEAADLAFAQAMAAQAREARGGSPGPQLLLQPGWDCPAGQTLAIDYVRRNPQWRLSLQSHKLLGLR, via the coding sequence GTGCCCCAGCCCCTGGCCGCCGATTCGCTGCCAGCAAGTGCCCTGCCAGTGGTGGAAACCTTCCACTCCCTGCAGGGTGAAGGCCTGCACGCCGGCCGCAGCGCCTTCTTCATCCGCCTGGGGGGCTGCGCGGTGGCCTGCCCCTGGTGCGACACCAAACACTCCTGGCCGGCCGAAGCGCACCCCCAGCAATCCCTGGCCGCACTAGCCGCCGCAACCGCGGCCGCCGCCGAAGCCGGTGCCGCTTTTGTTGTCATCACCGGCGGTGAACCGCTGCACCACAACCTTGGCCCGCTCTGCCAAACCCTGGAGCCCTCGGGCCTGCCCCTGCACCTGGAAACCAGCGGCGTGGATCCACTCAGCGGCCGCTTCGCCTGGATCACCCTTTCGCCAAAGCGCCACCGCCCTCCCACCGCAGAGCTGCTGGCCGTCTGCCAGGAGCTCAAGGTGGTGGTGCACGAGGCCGCCGATCTGGCCTTCGCCCAAGCCATGGCCGCCCAGGCCCGGGAGGCGCGCGGCGGGAGCCCTGGCCCCCAACTGCTGCTGCAACCGGGCTGGGACTGCCCAGCCGGCCAGACCCTGGCGATCGATTACGTGCGCCGCAACCCCCAATGGCGGCTCAGCCTGCAGAGCCACAAGTTGCTGGGATTGCGCTGA
- a CDS encoding HlyD family secretion protein, which translates to MSIVRRAQNAIERRVQTSHEEMALQQSRFLARAITWALVGTTAAGLAWLAFAKTDEVVVASGKLQPIGDVKTIQMPVGGVLETMLVKDGQRVTKGQVLLRLDNEATLDRQGSLRTTIIAKQAQLRLKEVELARYLNLNDTEQTVTRQNLVLETEILQRLEVLKAVGASAELQYLQQRNKVREVDGELAKLKVDRLRQIAIIEQALEQIKGELADLGSKLTELQVNIRYQDVRSPVDGVVFDLKPTGPGFVAQGSEPVMKIVPFDALQAKVEIESSDIGFVRVGRPADISIDSFPATDFGVLLGTVKGIGSDALPPDERNQTYRFPATIALDSQQLKLKSGKSLPLQVGMSLTANIKLRKVTYLQLLLGEFKDKTDSLKQI; encoded by the coding sequence ATGTCGATTGTGCGCCGCGCTCAAAACGCTATCGAGCGCCGGGTTCAGACCAGCCATGAGGAGATGGCGCTGCAGCAGTCGCGCTTTTTAGCGCGTGCTATCACCTGGGCCCTAGTGGGCACCACAGCTGCTGGCCTGGCCTGGCTGGCTTTCGCCAAAACCGACGAGGTGGTGGTGGCCTCAGGCAAGCTCCAGCCGATTGGTGATGTCAAAACCATCCAGATGCCGGTGGGCGGTGTGCTGGAAACCATGCTGGTCAAGGACGGGCAGCGGGTGACGAAGGGGCAGGTGCTGCTGCGCCTCGACAACGAGGCCACCCTCGATCGTCAGGGGAGCCTGCGTACCACCATCATCGCCAAGCAGGCCCAGCTGCGCCTCAAGGAGGTGGAGCTGGCTCGCTATCTCAACCTCAACGACACCGAGCAGACGGTGACACGCCAGAACCTGGTGCTTGAAACCGAAATCCTGCAGCGGCTTGAGGTCCTTAAGGCGGTTGGGGCATCTGCTGAGTTGCAGTATCTGCAACAGCGCAACAAGGTGCGTGAGGTTGATGGCGAGCTCGCCAAGCTCAAGGTAGATCGCTTGCGTCAAATTGCGATCATCGAGCAGGCGCTGGAGCAGATCAAAGGAGAGCTGGCCGATCTAGGCAGCAAGCTCACTGAGCTCCAGGTCAATATCCGCTACCAGGATGTGCGCTCCCCGGTGGATGGGGTGGTATTTGATCTCAAGCCAACAGGCCCAGGCTTTGTGGCCCAAGGCAGTGAGCCGGTAATGAAGATTGTTCCCTTTGATGCGCTCCAAGCCAAAGTGGAGATTGAGAGCAGCGATATCGGCTTTGTGCGAGTTGGTCGCCCTGCTGATATCAGTATCGATTCCTTCCCGGCTACCGATTTCGGCGTGCTGCTTGGCACCGTTAAGGGCATTGGCTCCGATGCCTTGCCTCCAGATGAGCGCAACCAGACCTACCGCTTCCCAGCCACGATTGCCCTCGATTCTCAGCAGCTCAAGCTGAAATCTGGCAAGAGCCTGCCTTTGCAGGTGGGTATGTCACTTACGGCCAATATCAAGCTGCGCAAGGTTACTTACTTGCAGCTTTTACTTGGAGAATTTAAAGACAAAACAGATTCACTCAAGCAAATCTGA
- a CDS encoding Dps family protein, with product MATDIDIGIPEAQRLEIAAGLGRVLADSTVLYAKTHGFHWNVTGPMFNTLHLMFMGQYTELWNALDAIAERIRALGCPAPFGGATYGQLSSIAETQGIPAALEMVRELVLGHEAVARTIRGVMVTAEEANDQPTADLLTQRLQIHEKTAWMLRSLLEA from the coding sequence ATGGCAACCGACATTGACATCGGCATCCCGGAAGCCCAGCGGCTGGAGATCGCCGCAGGTCTGGGCCGCGTGCTGGCCGACAGCACCGTGCTCTACGCCAAAACCCACGGCTTCCACTGGAACGTCACCGGGCCGATGTTCAACACCCTGCACCTGATGTTTATGGGGCAGTACACCGAGCTCTGGAACGCCCTAGACGCCATCGCCGAGCGCATCCGCGCCCTTGGCTGCCCAGCTCCCTTTGGCGGTGCCACCTACGGCCAGCTCTCCTCAATCGCCGAAACCCAGGGCATCCCGGCGGCCTTGGAGATGGTGCGCGAGCTGGTGCTGGGCCACGAGGCTGTAGCCCGCACCATCCGCGGCGTCATGGTCACCGCCGAAGAGGCCAACGACCAACCCACCGCCGACCTGCTCACCCAACGGCTGCAGATCCACGAGAAGACCGCTTGGATGCTGCGCAGCTTGCTCGAGGCGTAA